TAGTTCATACGTATTAGCCTGCTCCAATGTAAACGATTCTATTATAGCCTTTCTTTGCGACAGGACAATCATTTCGCCTTGCGAATGCAGAGACAGTCCTATGGTATTTTTCATTGCAGATATCAGTGACTCATCGGTATCATCCAGCAATACAACGTCAAAACTATCTCGTGGCAGCAATAGTTCTGCAAACGGCATTTTTATCTCCGTACAAAAATCACAGGGAACATTATCCTGCTGTGTAAGCCAGTACAGCTTACTATCTGGGTGAAAACTATGCAATAACTGACAGAACACGCCCAGCCATTTCCACGGTTTACCTCCAACATATAAAATCTTCAACAGCTTATACTTACGCAGACAATATGCTACCATCAACAAAACAGCTGCTCTATAGCCATTGCTAAGTGGCAATCTTCTGCATTCGTTTTGTATTAAAGCCAAAAGTTTTTTTACTTCTCGATCAAGAACAAAATCAATATCGTCTTCCGTTTCACCGACTACATGCATCGGTATAGCGCTATGATTATTGTAAAAATCCAAGGTATCTAGCAACAGGCCCTCTCTGCCATCTGTCAGCTGTTCATAGTACTGAAAATATTTTCTCGCATCTTGTGCCATCATCTCACCTCTTTGAACAGCAGCCAATACAAGCGCTTGATAATCTTTTCAAAATCATACTCTTCCTGAGCATAACGAACAGCCCGTCTGCCACCGCTATGCAACAGTTCTTCATCTCTACATGCATTCTTCATAATATTTGCCAAAGCATCTACATTTCCCCGCTCATACTTCTGTCCACAACTGCCTTCATCTATCACATCATCAGCCGCATCTATATCCGATGTGAGCATATAACAGCCGCTGTATAGGGCCTCAGCCACAACATTAGGCGTGCCGCCTTCATATACCGATGTCAAGGCAAAAATTTTCGCTCGCTTATATTCACACAGCAATTCTTTTTTTTCAAAAATAGGCCCCACCAGCACAATCTGACGGCTGATTCGCGGATGAAGCAGGCAAAAATCCTTAAACCAGCGTTCAAAGTCCGGCTCAATCTTGCCCACCAGCCGAACTGTCCAATCAGGCAATTGCCGATAAACTTTGGCAAACGCCTCCAGCAGTTCTTCATTGCGCTTCTGTGCTGAGCCAATTCGCCCTACCGTCAAAATAATATTTTCTTTTCGGGTAAAATCTACCTGCATATCCAAATGATCGAAGTTATAAAAGCCATTGGGCAAATACTCCACCACGCAGGGCCATTTCTGTCCCAAGCATTTTTGCATACGATAACAACTGGCACCAATAACATCACATTCCTGCAAAAAACGCAAAAAAGCCGGATGCGTCCACGCTAAAGTATCTTCATAGTAAGCATTGGGATCCAGTTCCAAATAGACCTTACCATCAGGCCGTAGTTCACGATAATGATGCAGAATTGGGAAATAAAAAGGAAATAAGCCATGCAATACCAACACATCCATATCCTGATAATGCGTATTGAGATATAAACACTCGGACTCCCAGGAAGCATCAGGCAAAAAGTCCATTTCCATTCCTTTTACATATCGTTCCAAAGACGGGTATTCTGGCTGCAACCTCGTCCCTGCCATTACCGCCCGATAACCATAATTTTTATAGAACAAATACGGGACTATTCCACAGTTTTTCGTTAACTGTTGGTCGTTCCAACCATGATTAGGTGCAATGCTGTAAATTCCTTGTCGTCTTTTTCCCATATACTTTAATTCCTCAAATAGTAGTTTAGGACAAATTCTTCATGATTCACTGAAGCAATATTTCCACAGCGTTTACTATCTCTTCTGGCTTTACCTGACAGATACAATGACTGTACGACTCTTTGCAGCCACCGTATCCATACCAGCTTGCACAATCGCCCAGACGATTATCTGGGCAGCATATCACATAATTTGTCTGCCAAGGAGCAAATCTTTGATTTTCACTCAAAATCCCCGCAAGTCTGCCACCAAAATTATCTTCTTCCCGTGAAACCATAACTACCGGAATAGCTTCCGCGGCAGCCATATGCATAACACCTGTGTCATTACCCAAATAGATGTTCGTCATAGATAAAACCGCCGCTGTTTCCAACACCGTTGTTTTGCCAGCTAAATTACATACCGAGTCTGCTGGTAACTGTGATTGTAAGTACAGAGCATCCTGCTGTTCACTATTTCCTCCCAAGATGACAAAATATGCATCTATCTTATGGAATAAGGCTCTACATACATCTGCATACTGCTTAACCGGATATTTTCGACTATCACCGCCAGCTCCTAAGCCCACAGCAATTAACACATGTCCCTCACCTACTGCATCAGCCAATATTTTTTCAGCTGCAATTTTATCTCGTTTCCCGAGCCAAATTTCCATACGCCGATCTTCCACTGTCATTCCCAAAAGTTCCAGCAAATAAAACGCTCGTTCAGCCTCATGAACAATCTCAGCAGGAATAATATATACATCCGTCATTAACGCCTTTTCCTGCGTATCATCTACTAAGGGCCACCCATATACAAAAGCAATATTACAGCTATACCCCACACGCCGCACTGCGCCACTCATGTATGCTACCACCTGCGTTACCGTCTTATCATCGCCCCATTGCGGACAGATACTCATATCATAACGTTCGTTCCAAAATTTCTCCGTACAAAGCTGCAATAATTCGGCAAAGAATTTTTGCTTATCGTTATAAAATGCTCTTACATCTAATACCAAAACTTGATTAACATATGGGCATTTATATACTAATGGATAAATCGCCGAACTGACCAACAACGTTATATAATCATTAGGATTATTACGCCGCACCTCTCGGACAAAACCTGTGGCCAGAACCATATCCCCCATAGCATTAAGCATCAGTAACAAAAGGTGATGTTGTCCATCTGAACATTTTTCACGAAATCCATTTTGCTGAAATATCGGTTCAAACATATTTACCAACGACTGACAATCCCAATTGATAAAATCTGTATTTCTCATGTATTGCTCAACGTAATACTTCCCATTTTCATTCATTATAGTCCCTTCATTTTCCCCAATACATAATCTTGGCGATATGGATCATTGGGTTGATCTAATTCTCGTGGAAGCATAACTACAGCTTCTGTATCCACAGACACAAGATTTTTATTTACAAAAGTAACTTCTAATACATCTGGAATAAGTCTCTCCGCCAAAGTAATAGCACCACTATTATTATTACCATGAACATGTACCATATAATGTGTCTGATTTAATTTATGTAAAACACTTAAAATCTGCATTCTTTTTTGATCCGTATGAGCCTTAATCAAATCATGTATTTCCAACACGATTTGATCGAACTGCATGAGCAACACTGGATTCACTTGTTCAAGAGCCCCCCATTCAGCACCTTCCACATCCATCTTTAGTAACATATGTTCTTCATGCATGTGCTCATTTTTCCATAAATACCACTCCAGAAACTGTAGTGTTGGTTCTTGTCCCATCTTATCAGCCAGACCATTCTTGAACCAATGAAACTCTTTCCTCTCATAAGGTAAGGCATCAATCGTATGGTCATACATATATACATCATAACCTCGATTAGCAACATCTTCATCCCAAGAAACATCATTATTGATGCCAAACGAATACGCAACATTTCCTTGAAAATCATCCAGCATAAGATAACCGCCATCATTCTCCCTGCCTATACGGCAGAATGATTTACCTATCGGATTAACCACTTGTAGTTCTTGCAATAGCAGCCGATAAAAATCCACCGATATATCCAAATCAACTTCTGTTGGCACCAGCACTAGATGCATATCAGGACCACCAATTCTAATATACTGGCTTTGCATAAAACGAATATTCATAAACAAGCTCCTTTTAATCAAATTTCTGCAAAATATTTTGATACATTCTTTCTAAAGAACCCATATAAGCCTCACTATCCATCAATGGCGACGCCTGCATAATTCGCCGCATGTTTTTACGCAATAATTCCAAAAGGTTAGTATCACTTGCCAGCTTTACGGCAATATCAATGTAATCATTCACACTCTCGGCCACAAGTTCTTCTAGGCCAAGATTAGCCAAAAAACTATAACCAAATCTTGCCCCATGTCGGTTGCCTTTAAGTGTCACAACCGGCACGCCCATATAAAGTGCTTCACAGGTCGTAAGTCCACCGGGATACGGGCTTGTATCCAACGCGATATCCATATCATGATATTGCGCTAAATAATCCTTGGACAGGCCACGAAACTCAATGCGCGTCAGTGGCATTCCCAGTTTTTTCAGGCGCTGTACTGTGTATTCCCGACCTTCTTCCGTTCCCAGTAAAGAATGCTTTAACAATAAACGAGAATTCGGCACAGCCTCCAAAATTTTCTTCCATACCATCAGCATTCCATCATTCACCTTGGCAAAATTATTGAAACAGCCAAAAGTCACATAGCCATTTTTACGGCACGGAGACTGTCCGACCTCAGGAAAATTTCCCAAAGGCCTATAACAAAAATGACTTTTAGGCAAACGCAGGAGCCTTTCCGTAAAATATGGTGAAGTTTCATCATCAGAACAATATACATCAGACAAGAACCACTGCATTTCATCCATACCAGTGCTGTTAAAATACCCAATACCCGAAAGCTGTATCATTGCTGGACGCCATGCAAATACTGGGAGGGCATTTTCTGCTGAATGACCAGCTAAATCCACCAAAATGTCTATTTCATCATCCCTTATCTGCCTTGCTATTTCTTGCCAATTTTCACCGGAAACTTCACGCCAAATCGCGCCTTTTTGCTGTAATGCCGCAGTCACCCAATCTGGACGTTTCGTTAGCGCGTAAGCATAGACGGAAAAACGCTCTTTATCATACTGGCAAAATAGTGGCCAGACAAATTGCGCAACAGCATGGTCACGCAAATCTGGCGAAACGTATCCGACCCGAATCTTTTGATGGTTCCACTTTCTTGTTGGATAAGGCGTTATAGAAAGGTTTCGCAACAAATTACGGTATAGTGCATATAGAGACTGCATATAATCAGCAGTTACGCCATCAATAGCATTAGCTGAAAACAATGCATTACTGCAATCCACTAGCTTTTGCTCACTGTCTGGCTCTAATTCTACTGACTTTTTGAACGCCTCCACAGACAACTGACTATCACCCAATCGGCGTAATACCGAGCCCAGCATACTCCACGCATCAGCTAGCAACTTATACTCGCCAGAGTCCGCAAACCTTTCAAAAAGTTCCTCTAACACCTTAACTTCTGATATGTACCGTTTCTGGTCACGCATGATATAGGCCATAAGCAGCATGCCTTGCAAAGATTTCATACCACTAGCATGCCAAAAATCCTGCAATATCTGCGCTGCTTCTGATAATTTTTTTTTACACCACAAGTCATACGCTGTTCTATACACCAGCATGATGCGCTGACGTTCTTTTACCATACTCCCACGCTCCATGTTTATCGCTGGCCCAATACTAACATCTCAATAACAATACAATACCATCTCACATCCTGTTGGAATTTTATTACCTAAATTGTATTCTGTGAGTAAGGACTTTTCATACTCTCCCAACCAATAATCTGTAACATCAATTGGATAATGACGAAACTCGAATCGATAACTAGGACAAATAGATGAAATATATTCTCGCAACATCCACAAATCTTCCGTTTTATGATAGGCACTTAATGCCATCTTTGGTTTCCATTTTATAATTGACGATGCTGCTCCCTGCAAAACATCCAGCTCAGCACCTTCTACATCCAGCTTAATATAATCAACTCGAGGAAGGTCTTTTCGCTCCACATAAGTATCTATGGATATAAAATGTGCTGTTTCATTTCCATTTTCTTGCTTAGAACTAGCTGTCCCTATACTTTTATAATGCTCCTCTCCTTCTCTATCAGACAGTCCCATATTTTCTACCACCACATCATGGAGCTTGGCCCTTTCACAACAAAGATTATAATTATACTTATCCATTTCAAAAGCGAAAACTTTTGCTCCTAATGAAGCAAACAGCTTTGCCGTTCCTCCATCATAAGCACCTCCATCAATAGCAATATCTCCTTGCTTTGGTAAAAAACCTTCCAACATATACTGCGGTTCCGGCGCAAAATGATAATCATGAATCCGGTTGGAAATTTTCCCAAGGATAACAGCCAAATATGCTTTTCTAGATTCTTCTTGCTCAAAACATGAATACGTTTCATATAGCCTTGGTAAATTTTCAGTCAGGATATTTTTTTTATCTATTGCATCCTGCATATCACAAAGTGAAATCGTATCAACCCCCACCTTGCTTATCTGCTTATCTAATACCGTCAACCACAAAAGAGGATGTAAGAACATTATTTTCACATCACGTGGATTAGACAAAAATTCTCTTATCCCTCTAACATGACATGATTCATGGTTAAGATTTTCTACATTTTTATCCCAAGTACATATAGTATCTAGCCTTATTCCCCAATCAATAAGTCCATCAACAATACCACTATCCAAAGTTGTATCCGGATTAAAATATGCACAAGAAATCTGTTGCGACTTAATTGCCTCCATACTGTACTCATAATTACGATGATAAGTTCTACTAACCATTTTTAAAAAATCTTTCATTTTCGACCCTCTCAATTATTTCTAGTATTTTATCTTCACAACTTGTCACAAATTAATCGCTCAATAGTTTCCAGAACCATTCTTGGTGTTATCTTTTTCGAACATTCCAATTCACGATTTGTTCCCTTATGATATGGACATTTATCATCACGCCAATCCACACGCAAATCATTGTAGCAGCCATGACATACCTGACGATTTTGAATGCGATACGGCGTAGCAAATTCCGAATGAGGGAGCGTTATACCACTAATCAGTACCACCGGACAGCCCACCGCATGTGCAAGCCATGAAAGACCGCTTGCCCCCCCGATAAAGAAATCGGCATAAGCTAACATATTAATGCGATCCATTAGCGTATAATTTCCTGACCTATCCTCTGCTCGATCCGGCATCTCAATACGCATACCATCTGTTTCCGTCACTCGGTCACGGTCTATACAAATCACACGATAACCTCGCTGCTGCAAATAATCCGCCACCTGTTCCCACCCTTTGGGGTAAAGCCAGCATTTGCGCGCTCCTGATGCTTGCACAGCAATGCAAACATATGGCTCTACTATTTCTCGCGGCTTGGTTGGATGATAACGAACCTCTGGAGCAACAGTATGCAACCCCAAAAGTTCTTGACCCACATAGTCCACCGCCAAGTTGCGGCTATCATCAGCTATAAGAAACGGCGGCGTTTGAAAGGCTCCAATATGATAGGTTGCATATGTATCCTCTGGAATCTCCGTTACAATCTGCAGTTCTGGGTAATAATTTGTCAATATCTCCCGAAAAGCAGGGTCGTCTAAAATCACACCTCGGCACTGCCATTTTTGTACAAAAGCACGTATATACGGGAGAAGCATGATTTTATCTCCTAGCACATTGCCTTCAAGAATAAAACACACCGTCTGGTCAGCTGCATCGTAAATATGGGAAAAGACCATGGTTTCATCATTATATACGTCGACTTGCCAACGAATAAAATACTGCTCCATGGATATTAGTACTTTCTCCGCTACCCTATCATCGAAAAAAATCTGACCACTATTCGCATCCGTGATTTTGATATGCCAGTCTCCAGCTGGAACAGCTACACGTATACCAGCATTAAAATCAATTTTCAGTCCTTCAATGCCTGTATCGCCTTTCACAGCTCCTGCCAATTCGTCGTAACGAACAAACATACCGCTATCAGCAGCAGTAAAATCCTTAATACCTGAATAAAAATATAATACCGGCCATGCGTGCATCATACCGCCCCCTCTAAAGCTGACTGTGCATCTCCACCAACGGTTCTGGTATAGCACCAATAACCACGTCTTTTAAAACCGCCTGCCATATATCCTGCCAAGACAGGTGCCTTTTTTGTATATGCAGTCTAAAAAAACTCAGACGTTCCATCTGGGAACGACGAAATAGCGGTGATGACAGGCCACCACTAAGCAACACATTATTTTTACGAAGGTAATCGCGATAGATATTTCCATCACCTATGGCAAAACCATCTGGAAGCTGTAAATCAACTATATTCCCTTTATCCTTTTCCCGTTGCAAAACAGGATGATTCTGACTATTCGTCAAGATCAAATCTATATTTTCATGACGCACCAACGTTGTGACCATGTGCTGTAACCTGTGTTTTACCACTAAATCCCCTGGGAAAATCCATTGAATAAATTCACCATCAGCAGACGCAGCTATATCCTTCCAAAGTTCCTCCCCATGTTCCTGAAGGTATATTATCTCTTTTTCGGTATCTGTAGTCATCTGCTGCAAGAAGTTCAACACCCACGTATCTTCTTCCTTTGCAGCTAACGAAAAGACAATCATATTCACATAGGGATACTCTTCCTGTAAGGCCGCTGCAAATGACTCCTTAAATGGCGTTCGTTGGCCGAAATACGGTAGGATGACCGACACCTTGTGTTGCTCAATACGAGCTTTCTCCTCACTATAATCATTGGCCAATTGTTGTGCTGCCAAAAGGACATTACGCAACAAAACATTAACTTTATTAGAGCAAACTGTGTATCTAAGCAATATATTCTGACAGTTCGAGTGAATAACAGCCTTATGTCCCTGCTTTAATTTCGGACGAACAGGCATTTTTCCTTCCAACAGATTATAAAATACATGCCGCCAATGATTAGCAAGATTCGTCTGTTTTGAATACTTTGCCACATTAGCCAGCCAACCCACAGCCGCCTTTGAGGCCGCCTGTTCACAACTACGCCAGGAAAAATGGGCTAAATGAATTCCTTGTAATGGTAAAGCTGTAAGTCTCTGCAATCCAGAATCTTTCTTAATTAAAGCATGATGATTCCCCTGACTGAGAAAAAAATGGGTCTTTTCAAAGGCCAACCGCCCCACCAATAATTTTCCCAAGGATTCTGGCTGTTCTTCACGATAACAATCTTCCGCCAAAATAAACTTTTTTCCTACATATTCATCTGCGGTCTGATAGGTTACCCATGGCAGCTGATAAATCTTATCTGGTGTACAAACAGTAAACAAGGCTTTACTGCACCATTTCATATCATACGCTCCATCCGGCAATAGGAACTCATCGGCATCCAAGGGCAAGACAAAGTCATAACGTTCGGCAAAAGCCTTTTGCATAAGATCGGTCATAATCTCCGATTGAGCCTGTTCAGCTCCGATATAATCCTCAACATCTAGAGACAGCCCCTCCTGTACAAGATCATCTAATATTTTCCTTGTTCCATCAGTACTGTTATGATTAACGATATAGATTTTATCAGCAAACGCTGTCGCATGTCGTACAAAACTTTCAATGATATCCGCCTCGTTGCGCACCATTGATATGACCGCTATACGCAAACTAATCACCAACCTTAATAAGAAATTTTACAGGTTACGAATCAATTCCGGCCTAAGAAATAGATGTCCACCACACTCTGTTGGCAACAAACTCCAGCCATCCACAAAGTCCAATCCCTCTTGCCATCCGGCAGCGGTCAATGCCTGACTAACATCTTCGTAACGTTGCAGAAACAATATGTACAACCGATTTCCCTTAGGACTTACCCGTTCATATTGCAACAGACGACCAGTCCAATCCTGATTTCCTTGAATTGCCAAGTATTTATCATCACCATCAAAGTCAAATAATTCCTTAATCGCCGCTTTTGAAGCCTCATTTGCACAAAATATTCGTTGACGCCTGCTACCCATAGCAAAAACTTGCCGTGCCAAGTGCAAATCATGTTTGTGTTGCGCCTCCAACTGTGCAAAAAAACGATACAAGAAATCAGCGTCACACCAAGGAGTCTGAGCGAATACAGTATAGAACAGTCTATCGTAAACATCATCTTCTCGTATTCCCAAGCTGCCTGCCTCGTAATGATAAATGGCCGAAGTCAACTGCTGAACACCACGCATCTGCAATATTGGAACATAGGCATTATAAGCAATATCCAAATGCAAATAATCCTTGGAATAGAAAAGATTAAGAATATCCTGATCATAAAACGCAAAACCTGGAATCTCTTTTAGCTTACAGACTCCATCCTGCAAGATATTCCCCACTGCCAAGAATTTCTGTCGATCCACCAACAGAACTCCAGAACTAAAGTAATCGCGCCCGTCTACCCAGCCGACCAACACCAGCGGATTTTCCGCTTGGTGGCCGGTATTATCAGAATCAGATACCGCCGCCATAGTATGTCCATCTAATGAAACTTTCCATAAAAACGCAATATCCATATTGACCACAGTATCTGCATCAAGATAAATAAACCTTGTCACTTCTTCTGGCAGAAATTTTGCCGCAAACAAACGGTAAAAAGCACCGTATGTATATCGTGACAATCCGACTTGAGGCAACGCCTGATACAAAAAAACAAGATCTGACGTTGCCAACCTTTTCATGTTATAAAAAGAAATTTTTTGTTGAAAGGACACAACAACCTGCTGAAATCGTCGTCGTTCTTGTTCAGTCAATGTCTCATCATGCAGTAAATGAATATGTAAATCTTTTTCCATATGGTGCATAAATATTGACCAAAGCGATGTCCCTAAAAATTTACTATATGTTCCCTGTATATCCGTTAATGCATAGCATATATGAATCATTATTTCCTCCATAATAAAAACGCATCTTACCTAGCATCAACAATTAGATCCATATAAAATTGTTATCGCACACATAATATCCTCTGCACGATTACGCCAACAATGGCGCTTTTCTGCAATTTTGCGCGCACTTTTGGCAATTGATAATCGCCAACTTTCGTCAGCCAGCAATTTATGAATTACTTTTATTTGCTCATCACCATTCTGCCAATCATAAAGAAATATTTCCTGACCGCAAACAAATTCTTCCTCCAAATAACTACTGTATTCACTAACCACCACAGCCCCATTCAACATAGCAGTAAATACTCGATCATGTGCCCCATGATTAAATTCTGCTTGATCTTGAAAAACTATTTTTGCCTGTGAAAATACTTTAACATTATCTTCATAAGGTATAGGACCATGTAATATCAATTTATTTACAAAAGGTACGCTTTCCCAATTTGCACCAAACACATCTACACGAATATCATTTCGCACCAACATTTCTAATGCGCGATACCGACGTTGCATCTTTATGTATTGCAAAACTTGCCAAAAGTAAGGCAATAATCTTTCCAAATAAATAACATCTACCAAGCCATGTATTTTTAATACTTCCCTAACTGCATCTACTGTTGTTACTGGATATACTTCCATATAATCTGCTACTTCATCCAACAGATATGTTATTTGCCTATTTACCGTTCCATCATGCCACATCCTTATCGCTGGCCCATCTTGCCAACGAGACGCTGAAAAAACGACGTCATACTTTCTATCCGCCCCCTCCACCAATCCATCATATTGTGTTCCGGCTAAAGGCATAAACATTTTATTCATATTTTTCGATGGATAGGCTATATCTAATATTTCGCCTGCCCTTTTATCCAAATAAGTTACCAGATGCTTACGACAAGGAAAGTCATATCCACCAACATACCTATTATAGGGTACATCCAACATAACCGATACATGAGGAATATCTATTTCACTCTGCCTAGGACTTGCAGTTAATCCTATACCATTAAACCCTACACTAAACCATATCAATTCAGGATGCTGTAGCAATTCATCCACAGCTTCAACAGATTTATAATCATCCATATCACATACAATGACATCTACACCGCACTCCCTGAATCCTTGGATAAAGCTTTTCATATTTTCCCAGATAACGGTCCCATAACTTTTCCTAATATAACAAAGTATATTCTTCATTTCTCTCACTTCTCTTATTATATAAAAAAACATTTTAAACCATCATATATGCACCTATTTAATCAAAAAGATATCTGACTGAAAATCCTTACTGCTTTGACGAAATATCTGTAACGAATCCAACGGATATACAGTTTTATTTCCTTTCATATACTCTTGAATAAGAATATATCCCTTATATTCACATTCCCGTAAACATATTAAAACATCATCAAAAAAACCATATTCCCCCCATAAATATGGATTCAACTCCATATAAAGGGGTATTTCATTGTTTTTTAATATATTTTTTGCCCCACTTACTACTAGAGGTTCAAATCCCTCTGTATCAATCCAAATATACTTTATTTTGCCAGTTTCTAAATTGTTACCGAAAAAATAATCATCCAACGAAATAAGCGATACCTCCACTGCATGACCACCGCTGTTCTTAAGCAAGCTGCTACCTCCAGGATTCTCTTCATCATAGTATAATACTTTTCTTTCACTACGATTAGATAATCCATAGGATTCAATGCGTGATTCATCCGCAAGTTCATTTATCTCTATATTGATTTTTAGGAGACGATTGTTGCGTACCGCTGGTTCAAAGGCAATAATTTTTATATTTTCATCTAATTTCTTGCGAAAATAAATACTGGTAGTACCAATATTTGCGCCCAAATCTAAAAAATATCCCTCCTCATCATCTCGCAATATGTAAAACTCGTGAGCAAGTTTATAAAATAACTTCATCTCATCTGTCGACCAAGTTTGACCATCCCGATACATATAAGGCATAATAACACAATCCGTTACCGATGCTACAAATGTAATATCATCCACCTTGCATGTGCAATATTCCTTCCAAGCACACTCTTGTCGCCATAAAAGTAATCTGCGCATACTTCCTACATTATCCCTCAATAGGAACATAGCCTGATCAAAATTTTCATACCAACTCTCAATTGAATATATAAAAACTACTCTATCCTTGAAAAATCCAACTTTCTCTAGCATTTTTTGCAAATCAAAATCTCTTATTCTTTTGGAAATAAGCAA
The Selenomonas ruminantium AC2024 DNA segment above includes these coding regions:
- a CDS encoding glycosyltransferase, coding for MKNILCYIRKSYGTVIWENMKSFIQGFRECGVDVIVCDMDDYKSVEAVDELLQHPELIWFSVGFNGIGLTASPRQSEIDIPHVSVMLDVPYNRYVGGYDFPCRKHLVTYLDKRAGEILDIAYPSKNMNKMFMPLAGTQYDGLVEGADRKYDVVFSASRWQDGPAIRMWHDGTVNRQITYLLDEVADYMEVYPVTTVDAVREVLKIHGLVDVIYLERLLPYFWQVLQYIKMQRRYRALEMLVRNDIRVDVFGANWESVPFVNKLILHGPIPYEDNVKVFSQAKIVFQDQAEFNHGAHDRVFTAMLNGAVVVSEYSSYLEEEFVCGQEIFLYDWQNGDEQIKVIHKLLADESWRLSIAKSARKIAEKRHCWRNRAEDIMCAITILYGSNC
- a CDS encoding FkbM family methyltransferase → MKARVVIWDIDGYGKKWINENMHLDRLEIVQIIPPYEKNVRLIDDEIDLLLISKRIRDFDLQKMLEKVGFFKDRVVFIYSIESWYENFDQAMFLLRDNVGSMRRLLLWRQECAWKEYCTCKVDDITFVASVTDCVIMPYMYRDGQTWSTDEMKLFYKLAHEFYILRDDEEGYFLDLGANIGTTSIYFRKKLDENIKIIAFEPAVRNNRLLKINIEINELADESRIESYGLSNRSERKVLYYDEENPGGSSLLKNSGGHAVEVSLISLDDYFFGNNLETGKIKYIWIDTEGFEPLVVSGAKNILKNNEIPLYMELNPYLWGEYGFFDDVLICLRECEYKGYILIQEYMKGNKTVYPLDSLQIFRQSSKDFQSDIFLIK
- a CDS encoding glycosyltransferase family 8 protein; the protein is MEEIMIHICYALTDIQGTYSKFLGTSLWSIFMHHMEKDLHIHLLHDETLTEQERRRFQQVVVSFQQKISFYNMKRLATSDLVFLYQALPQVGLSRYTYGAFYRLFAAKFLPEEVTRFIYLDADTVVNMDIAFLWKVSLDGHTMAAVSDSDNTGHQAENPLVLVGWVDGRDYFSSGVLLVDRQKFLAVGNILQDGVCKLKEIPGFAFYDQDILNLFYSKDYLHLDIAYNAYVPILQMRGVQQLTSAIYHYEAGSLGIREDDVYDRLFYTVFAQTPWCDADFLYRFFAQLEAQHKHDLHLARQVFAMGSRRQRIFCANEASKAAIKELFDFDGDDKYLAIQGNQDWTGRLLQYERVSPKGNRLYILFLQRYEDVSQALTAAGWQEGLDFVDGWSLLPTECGGHLFLRPELIRNL
- a CDS encoding glycosyltransferase family 2 protein, producing the protein MVRNEADIIESFVRHATAFADKIYIVNHNSTDGTRKILDDLVQEGLSLDVEDYIGAEQAQSEIMTDLMQKAFAERYDFVLPLDADEFLLPDGAYDMKWCSKALFTVCTPDKIYQLPWVTYQTADEYVGKKFILAEDCYREEQPESLGKLLVGRLAFEKTHFFLSQGNHHALIKKDSGLQRLTALPLQGIHLAHFSWRSCEQAASKAAVGWLANVAKYSKQTNLANHWRHVFYNLLEGKMPVRPKLKQGHKAVIHSNCQNILLRYTVCSNKVNVLLRNVLLAAQQLANDYSEEKARIEQHKVSVILPYFGQRTPFKESFAAALQEEYPYVNMIVFSLAAKEEDTWVLNFLQQMTTDTEKEIIYLQEHGEELWKDIAASADGEFIQWIFPGDLVVKHRLQHMVTTLVRHENIDLILTNSQNHPVLQREKDKGNIVDLQLPDGFAIGDGNIYRDYLRKNNVLLSGGLSSPLFRRSQMERLSFFRLHIQKRHLSWQDIWQAVLKDVVIGAIPEPLVEMHSQL